The proteins below are encoded in one region of Sulfolobus sp. A20:
- a CDS encoding DUF1404 family protein, which produces MNFLNISKYLGFSILIGSAVAYILLDPIDRLLSYQGPIISGGLLGWYVLMSNTPQDKFVEVDKEKVSIVSLLLRKRVPLFITIALALIIPWLLPQIYIISTKLEWLFACSFISEFVGGFLVGYSINSLTFTEKIILYSLGFAGDTLFLLILYVASNLFAIPPQNILNSIILLVYAIKFPEGAAFAIYIFKKVNVI; this is translated from the coding sequence ATGAATTTTTTAAACATATCAAAGTATTTAGGTTTTTCAATATTAATAGGGTCAGCGGTAGCATATATATTGCTAGATCCTATTGATAGATTGCTTTCATATCAAGGTCCAATCATATCCGGAGGACTATTAGGTTGGTATGTTTTAATGTCAAATACTCCTCAAGATAAGTTTGTAGAAGTGGATAAGGAGAAAGTATCTATAGTTTCCTTACTACTTCGAAAGAGAGTGCCATTATTCATCACTATTGCACTAGCGTTAATCATTCCATGGCTACTCCCTCAAATATATATTATATCTACTAAATTAGAGTGGCTATTCGCATGTTCGTTCATCTCAGAATTCGTAGGAGGATTCCTCGTCGGTTATAGTATAAACTCCTTAACTTTTACGGAGAAGATCATATTATATAGTTTAGGATTTGCAGGAGACACTCTCTTTTTACTAATACTATACGTTGCATCTAACCTATTTGCTATACCACCACAAAATATACTTAACTCAATCATATTACTAGTTTATGCAATTAAGTTTCCTGAAGGTGCGGCATTTGCGATTTATATATTCAAAAAAGTAAATGTCATTTAA